Below is a window of candidate division WOR-3 bacterium DNA.
TTAATTTTTTCTGCGACGTTCAACTCGTGCGGATTCTCGTAAAACGGTATTATTTTATCAATCAGCGCAATGACTAATATGCCCGTGAAAAATGCCACGACGGTCCATACATAACCGGGTTTTTCGCCAAGAGCTGTGGTTAGCGAATCCCTAGCCTTTGCAAATATCTCTACAAGCGAGACGTAAATCATGACTCCGGCGGAAAAACCGAGAGAAACAGTCAATACTTTTGGATTGAATTTTTTCGACAACAGCCCGATAAAGCTTCCTATACCGGTCGAAAGCCCCGCGAAAAGGGTCAGGGCAAAGGCGAAGATGAAATTTTCGGTCATGAATAGATGATCCTAAATTTCTACATAACAGTTAATCCGTCTTTCGTCGTCATTATTTCAGTTAATTATCTTTTATTCTCTGTCACTTTTCAACATATACTACTCGGATATATTTTCAAAACTAACTTATTTATTTTTCAAGCAACATTGTTAAGCCAATAATATTTACTGTCAGTCCAGAAAACGAAATATTGGACGACTTCCTGGGAAATCGGTAAAATAAATTTCTTATGAAAATATCAGTTAAACCTTTGGACAAAAATACCTGGCCTGATCTCGAAACCCTTTTCATGTCAGGAGGATGCTCCGCCGCACGGACCTGCTGGTGCATGTATTACAGGAAATCCGGCAAGGTCGATTTACCCCATGGCGTGAAGATGAGCGATTACAACAAGCGGCAGTTGAAAAAACTAGCCCAAAAGGGACCGCCTCCCGGACTTATCGGCTTTTCCGGCAAAAAACCTGTGGGCTGGGTTTCTCTGGGGCCGAGGGAAGATTTTCCAAAACTCCAGAAATCACCCGTCATGAAACCCGTCGATGAAAAAAAAGTATGGTCAATCGTCTGTTTTGTCGTTCCAAAAGAATTTCGAAACAAGGGAGTCGCAACCGAGATGCTCAACGCCGCAGTTAAATACGCGAAGAAAATGGGGGCATCCATTGTCGAAGCTTATCCTGTTGACAAAAATAAAAGGGGAAACGACGAATGGTTCTGGTTCGGAGCGAAATCAATGTACGATGGGGCTGGTTTTTACGAAGTTGCACGCAGATGCAAAGAAAGACCTATTGTGCGTTTAGATCTCAGGATTAAAAAATATACAATAAAACAGACATCTAAAGGAGAACAATGAACGCGTTTAAAACACTGAGCTATTTTGTTTTTATTCTTGTGCTGAGCTATGTGATCAACCTCACCGTCACATTTCTGTACAACTTGATATC
It encodes the following:
- a CDS encoding GNAT family N-acetyltransferase gives rise to the protein MKISVKPLDKNTWPDLETLFMSGGCSAARTCWCMYYRKSGKVDLPHGVKMSDYNKRQLKKLAQKGPPPGLIGFSGKKPVGWVSLGPREDFPKLQKSPVMKPVDEKKVWSIVCFVVPKEFRNKGVATEMLNAAVKYAKKMGASIVEAYPVDKNKRGNDEWFWFGAKSMYDGAGFYEVARRCKERPIVRLDLRIKKYTIKQTSKGEQ